The following coding sequences lie in one Mesorhizobium sp. NZP2298 genomic window:
- a CDS encoding alanine racemase: protein MQRFENAREAALALRPDDPVYCFRPQVLKADARQFMGMFPGKTAYAVKTNGEQIVLKTLVEAGVTAFDVASPGEFAAVRAVSPDAEMLYMHPVKAQSDIKLALEKYAIRVIALDHEDEITKLTRVVRALDIDPGSVSVFVRVQTKGHAAYELSKKFGAGPAYAVELAERLNRTGYKVGLCFHVGSQIEDPDTYERALASADWVRNRLTFDLAGLDVGGGFPAEYGHDPNRKQIEMPSLGQIMSRLSGDLKEYQFDQMPLVAEPGRVIVARCLSLIVRVLLRKGKRLYINDGIWASLSDSWTGKITLPARFIPDPAIRTRNGDEGKIVPFKVCGATCDSVDILSRPFWLPETVDTGDWIEIGHIGAYSLSLRTRFNGFYPDTFVEVTTPFDEGDAPQGFASLETMAD from the coding sequence ATGCAGCGATTCGAGAATGCCCGCGAGGCGGCTCTGGCGCTTCGCCCGGACGATCCCGTCTATTGCTTCCGCCCGCAGGTGCTGAAGGCCGATGCCAGGCAGTTCATGGGCATGTTCCCCGGCAAGACCGCCTATGCGGTCAAGACCAATGGCGAGCAGATCGTGCTGAAGACGCTGGTCGAGGCCGGCGTGACCGCCTTCGACGTCGCTTCACCAGGCGAATTCGCGGCCGTGCGCGCCGTCTCGCCCGATGCCGAGATGCTCTACATGCATCCGGTCAAGGCGCAGTCGGACATCAAGCTGGCGCTGGAGAAATACGCCATCCGCGTCATCGCGCTCGACCACGAGGACGAGATCACAAAGCTGACCCGGGTGGTGCGGGCACTCGACATCGACCCGGGCTCGGTCAGCGTGTTCGTGCGGGTGCAGACCAAGGGGCATGCCGCCTACGAGCTGTCGAAGAAGTTCGGCGCCGGCCCGGCCTATGCCGTGGAACTGGCTGAGCGGCTGAACCGTACGGGCTACAAGGTGGGGCTGTGTTTCCATGTCGGCAGCCAGATCGAGGATCCAGACACCTATGAGCGGGCGCTGGCTTCGGCCGACTGGGTGCGCAACCGGCTGACCTTCGATCTTGCCGGGCTCGACGTCGGCGGCGGTTTTCCCGCCGAATACGGCCATGATCCCAACCGCAAGCAGATCGAGATGCCGTCGCTCGGCCAGATCATGTCGCGGCTTTCCGGCGACCTGAAAGAGTACCAGTTCGACCAGATGCCGCTGGTGGCCGAACCGGGCAGGGTGATCGTGGCGCGCTGCCTTTCGCTGATCGTGCGGGTGCTGTTGCGCAAAGGCAAGCGGCTCTACATCAATGACGGCATCTGGGCATCGCTGTCGGATTCCTGGACCGGCAAGATCACGCTGCCGGCGCGCTTCATTCCTGATCCGGCGATCAGGACCCGCAATGGCGATGAGGGCAAGATCGTGCCGTTCAAGGTCTGCGGCGCGACCTGCGATTCCGTCGACATCCTGTCCAGGCCATTCTGGCTGCCGGAAACCGTCGATACCGGCGACTGGATCGAGATCGGCCATATCGGCGCCTACTCGCTGTCGCTGCGCACACGCTTCAACGGCTTTTATCCCGATACCTTCGTCGAGGTGACGACGCCCTTCGACGAGGGCGACGCGCCGCAAGGATTCGCGAGTTTGGAGACGATGGCGGATTAG